In one window of Candidatus Neomarinimicrobiota bacterium DNA:
- a CDS encoding diacylglycerol kinase family lipid kinase, whose amino-acid sequence MKIQLIFNPHSGRGRGMKSYPAIHKALRKAGHEVIPHRTIYRFHAMEIVKSLNLYETDVLVSVGGDGTLFEVINGLMNNPGRKIPPIAVVPVGTGNSFVKDLNIFTMEDGIKSIIRNVSRPVDVVSFTAENSHYYFINNLGFGFVADVSVSSEPIKKLGYTAYALGVLKEVIRLRSHELTLEIDGKKYHHRANFCYFCNSIWVAGNMKISPNSVMDDGEIEIMVLNEMTRRELLKTFPKVFDGTHITHSKVIVYKGKHIKASTIPEKFCNPDGEIFGVTPLELKVLPSALQFCTLE is encoded by the coding sequence ATGAAAATCCAGCTTATCTTCAATCCCCATTCCGGCAGGGGACGGGGTATGAAAAGTTATCCCGCGATTCACAAAGCACTTCGAAAAGCCGGTCATGAAGTGATACCCCACCGGACCATTTACCGTTTTCATGCCATGGAAATTGTAAAAAGTCTGAACCTTTACGAGACGGATGTTCTGGTGTCCGTGGGAGGTGATGGAACCCTTTTTGAAGTCATCAACGGCTTGATGAACAATCCCGGGAGAAAAATTCCGCCGATTGCGGTTGTTCCCGTAGGTACCGGCAATTCATTTGTGAAAGATCTGAATATCTTCACAATGGAAGACGGCATTAAATCCATCATACGGAATGTTTCCCGCCCCGTGGATGTGGTGAGTTTTACCGCGGAAAACAGCCATTACTATTTTATCAACAACCTGGGCTTTGGTTTTGTGGCGGATGTGAGTGTGTCGTCTGAACCTATAAAAAAGCTGGGATACACAGCTTATGCGCTGGGCGTTTTAAAGGAAGTCATCCGGCTGCGATCCCATGAACTCACTCTCGAGATAGATGGTAAAAAATATCACCACAGGGCGAATTTCTGCTATTTCTGCAATTCTATATGGGTGGCGGGAAACATGAAAATCAGTCCCAATTCCGTCATGGATGACGGTGAAATTGAAATCATGGTACTGAATGAAATGACCCGCCGTGAACTGCTTAAAACCTTCCCCAAAGTGTTTGACGGGACGCATATTACCCATTCCAAGGTAATTGTGTATAAAGGGAAGCACATCAAAGCATCAACCATTCCCGAAAAGTTCTGTAATCCGGATGGAGAAATTTTCGGAGTTACCCCGTTGGAATTGAAGGTCCTTCCGTCAGCTCTTCAATTCTGTACATTGGAATGA
- a CDS encoding NAD(P)-dependent oxidoreductase: MTDNKTTPSNPYLWDKPRPRFFITGSRGFLGHYLSAYFHKLGYYVFESHAFHLRIDMPSNLEQVLIRLKPDIIIHLAAFHRWENPADEERALKVNVEGTANLLDIAELLQIPVMFISTDRVFDGRKDLPYSEKDPVNPLSYYGRLKVRGEELIRNAKLPAYWILRLAPVWSEDVHLPYTRQNFLAGIVRAFEGKSREWPATIYGGLTHRELVAKAIDGLFHHGKDGVYHLASDTTLSYFEQARYMARFLGPSKELIADTIRASSPTPRNFRMNTEKISKAIGFTIPSFEEDVKKWLRNE; encoded by the coding sequence ATGACAGATAATAAAACAACACCTTCCAATCCATATTTATGGGACAAGCCCCGTCCCCGTTTTTTTATAACGGGAAGCCGGGGCTTTCTGGGGCACTATCTGTCCGCCTATTTTCATAAACTGGGATATTATGTCTTTGAATCTCATGCCTTTCATCTCCGGATTGATATGCCTTCTAACCTTGAGCAGGTCCTGATACGGCTCAAACCGGACATCATCATCCACCTGGCAGCTTTTCATCGCTGGGAGAATCCTGCAGATGAAGAGCGCGCGCTGAAAGTCAACGTAGAGGGGACCGCCAACCTGCTGGATATTGCCGAATTACTCCAAATCCCTGTCATGTTTATCTCGACAGACCGGGTTTTTGACGGTCGGAAAGACCTTCCTTACAGCGAAAAAGATCCGGTGAATCCTCTTTCTTACTACGGCCGGCTGAAAGTCCGGGGGGAAGAACTCATCCGGAATGCCAAGCTTCCCGCTTACTGGATTCTCCGGCTGGCTCCCGTCTGGAGCGAGGATGTCCATCTTCCCTATACCCGGCAGAATTTTCTGGCAGGGATCGTCCGTGCCTTCGAAGGGAAAAGCCGGGAATGGCCGGCAACCATATATGGCGGACTCACTCACCGGGAGCTTGTGGCTAAAGCTATAGACGGGCTTTTCCACCATGGAAAGGACGGCGTTTATCACCTGGCGTCGGATACAACCCTGAGTTATTTTGAGCAGGCCCGGTATATGGCCCGCTTTCTGGGACCATCTAAAGAACTGATCGCCGATACCATCCGGGCATCTTCCCCGACACCCCGGAATTTCCGGATGAATACGGAAAAGATCAGCAAAGCTATCGGATTCACAATTCCGTCATTTGAAGAAGATGTAAAAAAGTGGCTGAGAAATGAATAA
- a CDS encoding TonB-dependent receptor — translation MVKRLWILGLILIWIIPASALGQGSVTGRVTDIATGRGLPGANVYFEGTPYGAATDLDGGYAIYKVPAGEYTLVVEFIGYRKVSEPITVQEGQTLRKDIQLQGGALELSALEVMASRATRETPVAYSDIPKAKIEMRLASRDIPMVLNTTPSVYATQQGGGAGDARVNVRGFNQRNVAIMINGVPVNDMENGWVYWSNWDGVADATSSIQMQRGLSAVNLAAPSIGGTMNIITDPTARKAGGLIKQEVGSGAFLKTTVNFNTGMVGDKFAASGTIVRKTADGVIDKTWTDAWAYYLGLSYQANKNNRFEFFALGAPQRHGQMRYAQNIAAYDHEYAKDVFDESVVNLDADANGEADVFETFKEAGRTYNENWNTVSPTYKGKQYFYMYGDRTEDRYSPDFLNESENYYHKPQVNLNWYLTMSEKTHLSSIFYYSGGSGGGTGTYGDMIWDYSGPSRKVDFDATIAMNQGNETRKGAPKPTGESVGFLRNSINRQWTIGAISKLNHELNEKTKVQLGIDWRTAEIEHAREVRDLLGGDYAVNGVLNYYTGFYENKNTPEFDPSFKNEFDWVYTTASDGSDSLDYAATYANAKNKNLGDIIDYHNTNTVDWLGVFAQSEYKANRFSLYGMLGYSMVKYGLVDHFKKAEYHDLDYVTATDDGELSIESDWITAVQFKTGGLYKVNTDLDAFLNFGYVEKVPILDNIIDDVEIALAPDPTNEKFISTEIGLNYRAMNGKLAAKLNLYNTMWKDRNMVKPVTSGQGSSGDTDIIFLTGLNQTHNGVELELAYQPVRLMRFDFAYSYGSWLYTDDVIGTYKDVENNTTTEYKYSIKDLRVGDMPQTIYSLTASVYPVRGLVLSATYNYYDRYWAEWDPQSRVFTSEADADREQSWQVPSYGKLNFHSSYVLPFRAKSVTFKVFFHVFNVTDALYVQDAVDNSQYNAFTGDGKNHKADDAEVYIGAPRTFNSGLQINF, via the coding sequence ATGGTGAAACGATTATGGATTCTGGGATTGATCTTAATTTGGATCATTCCTGCTTCTGCCCTGGGTCAGGGATCGGTGACCGGCAGAGTGACGGACATTGCAACCGGGAGGGGTCTTCCGGGTGCAAATGTGTATTTTGAAGGAACACCTTATGGCGCTGCAACCGATTTAGACGGAGGATACGCCATTTATAAGGTGCCCGCCGGAGAGTATACACTGGTTGTAGAGTTTATCGGTTACCGTAAAGTATCGGAACCGATAACTGTGCAAGAAGGACAGACACTTCGTAAAGATATCCAACTGCAAGGTGGAGCTCTCGAGCTGAGCGCCCTGGAAGTCATGGCAAGTCGGGCCACAAGAGAAACCCCCGTAGCCTACTCCGATATACCAAAGGCGAAAATTGAAATGCGGTTGGCAAGCCGGGATATCCCCATGGTCTTAAACACTACACCGAGTGTTTATGCGACACAACAAGGGGGAGGAGCAGGAGACGCACGTGTTAATGTTCGCGGTTTCAACCAACGGAATGTGGCGATAATGATTAATGGTGTTCCTGTTAATGATATGGAAAATGGCTGGGTATACTGGTCCAATTGGGACGGTGTTGCCGATGCCACATCCTCTATTCAGATGCAACGGGGTTTGTCTGCTGTAAATCTGGCTGCACCATCTATTGGTGGTACGATGAATATCATCACAGATCCCACAGCACGGAAGGCCGGCGGCCTGATTAAACAGGAAGTCGGGAGTGGTGCTTTCCTTAAAACAACGGTCAATTTTAATACCGGCATGGTCGGTGATAAATTTGCTGCAAGTGGAACAATCGTCCGGAAAACCGCTGATGGAGTTATAGATAAAACATGGACGGATGCCTGGGCTTATTACCTGGGACTCAGCTATCAGGCAAATAAAAATAACCGTTTTGAGTTTTTTGCTCTTGGCGCACCACAGAGACATGGACAAATGCGGTATGCGCAGAACATAGCTGCTTATGATCATGAATATGCGAAAGATGTTTTTGATGAATCAGTTGTGAATTTAGATGCGGACGCGAACGGAGAGGCCGATGTCTTTGAAACATTCAAAGAAGCCGGCAGGACTTATAATGAAAATTGGAACACGGTGTCTCCCACATATAAAGGGAAGCAATACTTTTATATGTATGGTGACCGGACGGAAGACAGATATTCACCGGATTTTCTCAATGAAAGTGAAAACTATTATCATAAACCGCAGGTTAATTTGAACTGGTACCTGACAATGAGTGAAAAAACTCATTTATCCTCCATTTTCTATTATTCCGGAGGATCAGGCGGTGGCACCGGGACATACGGCGATATGATTTGGGATTATTCAGGTCCTTCCCGAAAAGTGGATTTCGACGCAACGATTGCCATGAATCAGGGAAATGAAACACGAAAAGGCGCACCAAAACCGACAGGTGAATCTGTAGGATTTTTGCGAAACAGCATTAATCGTCAGTGGACTATTGGTGCCATATCTAAGCTGAATCATGAGTTGAATGAAAAAACAAAGGTTCAGTTGGGCATTGACTGGAGAACAGCTGAAATTGAACATGCCCGCGAAGTCCGGGATTTACTGGGTGGCGATTACGCGGTAAATGGTGTCCTGAATTATTATACCGGTTTTTATGAAAATAAAAACACACCTGAGTTTGATCCTTCCTTCAAGAATGAATTCGACTGGGTATATACAACAGCTTCCGACGGATCCGATTCATTGGATTATGCAGCAACTTACGCAAATGCAAAGAATAAAAACCTTGGCGATATTATTGACTATCATAATACTAATACAGTTGATTGGTTGGGTGTTTTTGCCCAGAGTGAATATAAGGCAAATCGATTTTCACTCTATGGTATGTTGGGATATTCCATGGTTAAATATGGACTTGTAGACCACTTTAAAAAAGCGGAATACCATGATCTGGATTATGTCACCGCGACGGATGATGGTGAATTGTCCATTGAATCCGACTGGATTACGGCTGTTCAGTTCAAAACAGGTGGATTATATAAGGTAAATACGGATCTCGATGCTTTCCTGAATTTCGGTTACGTTGAAAAAGTTCCGATTCTGGATAATATTATCGATGATGTTGAAATTGCCCTGGCACCTGATCCCACGAATGAAAAGTTCATCAGTACGGAAATTGGACTGAATTATCGTGCCATGAACGGAAAACTGGCAGCCAAATTGAACCTTTACAATACGATGTGGAAAGACAGGAATATGGTCAAACCGGTCACAAGCGGACAGGGTTCAAGCGGCGATACTGACATTATTTTCCTTACCGGCTTAAATCAAACACATAACGGAGTGGAACTGGAACTGGCTTATCAACCGGTACGGCTTATGCGCTTTGATTTTGCCTATTCCTACGGCAGCTGGCTATATACGGATGATGTAATAGGTACATATAAGGATGTTGAAAACAACACCACAACGGAATATAAATATTCTATCAAGGATCTGCGTGTTGGTGATATGCCCCAAACGATCTATTCGCTTACAGCCAGTGTTTATCCTGTCAGAGGACTTGTACTTTCAGCAACATATAATTACTATGACCGTTATTGGGCGGAATGGGATCCCCAAAGCCGTGTGTTTACCAGCGAAGCTGATGCTGACCGGGAACAAAGCTGGCAGGTGCCTTCATACGGTAAGTTGAATTTCCATTCATCTTATGTGCTGCCCTTCAGAGCCAAAAGTGTTACGTTCAAAGTCTTTTTCCATGTCTTTAATGTCACAGATGCTTTGTATGTACAGGATGCTGTTGATAACAGTCAATACAATGCCTTCACCGGAGATGGGAAAAATCATAAAGCAGATGATGCGGAAGTTTATATTGGAGCCCCAAGAACATTTAATTCCGGCCTCCAAATCAACTTTTAG